One region of Oncorhynchus mykiss isolate Arlee chromosome 8, USDA_OmykA_1.1, whole genome shotgun sequence genomic DNA includes:
- the LOC110530002 gene encoding chromosomal protein D1 — translation MEVEEATKSEEVQVDAAGSEEKSDDALSNGSHTTPKRSRGRPPKNRPVSESDQAVSNGSSTTPKRERGRPKRPVTEKGRGRPSGALSNSSTTTPEKGQPKGSTSRLGASHITPKRSVKGSVFTKPKMLMVIGKPSQGQPSKVVDPSPKKCGRPFKVKSKRGRPKKILTPEEEQERKKLESQPSVLKPLGRPRIYPRNDPPVTEPRGRGRPCKSEDKRGAHLRKPPNPPIYDGPPRKRGRPPSAANKDKIEAEQDEANSEPPVKQSCNSNEKSEEGFPPVEEDSETGKVN, via the coding sequence ATGGAGGTGGAAGAGGCAACCAAGTCTGAAGAAGTGCAGGTGGATGCGGCTGGCAGCGAAGAGAAGTCAGATGACGCTTTGTCTAATGGTAGCCACACAACCCCTAAGAGAAGCAGGGGTAGGCCCCCCAAAAACCGACCCGTCTCTGAATCAGATCAAGCCGTATCCAACGGTAGCTCCACAACACCTAAGAGGGAACGGGGTAGGCCCAAAAGACCAGTCACCGAGAAGGGAAGAGGTAGGCCAAGTGGAGCCTTGTCTAATAGTAGCACCACAACACCTGAAAAAGGTCAGCCAAAAGGATCAACCTCCAGGTTAGGTGCTAGCCACATAACACCTAAGAGAAGTGTCAAAGGATCAGTGTTCACAAAACCCAAGATGCTGATGGTTATAGGCAAGCCGTCGCAAGGCCAACCCAGTAAAGTGGTTGACCCCTCCCCTAAGAAGTGTGGCCGGCCCTTTAAAGTTAAATCAAAAAGGGGTAGGCCAAAGAAGATCCTAACACCCGAGGAAGAACAGGAGAGAAAGAAACTGGAAAGTCAGCCAAGTGTGTTGAAGCCACTTGGAAGGCCACGCATCTATCCCCGCAATGACCCACCAGTCACTGAGCCTAGAGGAAGAGGCCGCCCATGCAAGTCTGAGGACAAAAGGGGTGCTCACTTGCGGAAACCCCCCAATCCCCCCATCTATGATGGTCCCCCACGGAAACGGGGCCGTCCCCCTAGTGCAGCAAACAAAGATAAGATCGAGGCAGAACAAGATGAGGCCAACAGTGAACCTCCAGTCAAACAATCCTGCAACTCCAATGAAAAAAGCGAGGAAGGATTTCCTCCAGTCGAAGAGGACAGTGAAACGGGAAAGGTGAACTGA